The following are encoded together in the Deferribacterota bacterium genome:
- the xseB gene encoding exodeoxyribonuclease VII small subunit yields MDENEKFETKMKRLESIVDRFEKEEIGIEESLELFQEGIKLGKECRKILDNIELKVREVLKDDLSVKEWDCDV; encoded by the coding sequence ATGGATGAAAATGAGAAATTTGAGACAAAAATGAAACGGCTTGAGAGTATCGTTGACAGGTTTGAAAAGGAAGAAATAGGCATAGAAGAATCACTAGAGCTTTTTCAAGAGGGAATCAAGTTGGGCAAAGAATGTAGAAAGATCTTGGATAATATTGAGTTGAAGGTTAGGGAGGTCTTAAAAGACGATTTAAGTGTTAAAGAATGGGATTGCGATGTTTAA